The Persephonella atlantica region TTCTCTCTTTTTCCTTAACGAAGCATACCAGTATTCACCTACATATACTGTTATCAGGGAGATAGAAGCTCTGATTAAAAGAATAAATCTATATCCAGAAGAAAGCTACGAGACAGACATAAGGGTTATAACTGTTCAGATAGAGGAAATATCTGCTCCCCTAAAGGATTATACTCTTCTAAAAGAAAAGTTACAGCAACTTTATCAGATAGCATCGAGAAGGGACAACAGCAAACTATCAGATGAACTGAAAGAGATAAAAAAGATGTTGAAAATTCCTCTCATAGATATTCCCCTGTCAGAGGCAAGATTTCTGATTGGGGTAGCCAAAGATCATCTAAAAGCAGGGGAGATAAAAAAGTCCCAACAATCCCTTGAGCTTGCACTTACACCTCTGATAAAAATAGGAATGAGGGAAAACCTGTATATAGTTCTTACACTTGAGTATCTATCAAAGGCCAAATTCAGCTACAGGGTAGATCCAGATATGTCAAAAGGGTTTTTCAAATCTGCACTTTACAGCATAAATAAAGCATATCTTGTTTCATCGGAGGAAAACAGAAACACTATCAAAAGTGTAAAAGAGAAAATTATCACCCTGTTCGACAGATACAACAGTTATTCTATATCCGAAAATGATTTTGATAGTGTTATAAGAATATTAAAGGATATGTAGGAGGTAAAAATGCTCAGTAAGGAACTGAAGAAAAAAATAGACAATCCTCCAAGAAAGAGTGTCAATTTAGTTGTAAAGGTTGATCCAGAAAAACTCAACTTTATATCAATGGTTGTTGATGGACATGGTAGAATAGCACTTCCCAGAACGAGAAGCGGAAAGAAGGGGATACTGGACTTTTTAACATCTCCCGATTATGTTAACCAACTGTACCAGATACTTGATGATATAAAACAAAACTATGACCCTACCCTTGAGATAATAGGAGATCTTGGAGATAACTGGCTTGAAGCTGTTGTTTAAGCCTTGATTTTTCTATATTTAACAATATTATTAGTAATTAATGCCATTTAAGGTGGATTATGATTAAAACTTTAGAGAAACAACCTTCTGATGAACTTATTAATAAGTTGAGTTATCTAACTGAGGATGACATAGAGGAGATAAAGAGGACTGTAGAATTTATAAAAAGAAAACATGAAGGGCAGTTCAGGAAATCTGGTGAACCTTATTATATCCATCCTATAGAAGCAGCAAAAACCCTTGCAGAGCTTAAACTTGATAAAACATCAATAATTGCAGCATTATTACATGATGTAGTTGAGGATACAGATACAACACTGGAAGAAATCAGAGAGCATTTTGGTGATGTTGTTGCAAAGATTGTTGATGGTGTTACAAAAATTGGGAAGTACCAGTTCCAGAGCAGGGAAGAAGCTGAAGCCGAAAACTTCAGAAAGATGATTGTATCAATGGCAGAGGATATCAGGGTAATTCTGGTAAAGCTTGCAGATAGACTGCACAACATAAGAACCCTTGATCCCCTTCCAGAGGAAAAGAAGAAAAGAATAGCAAGGGAGACATTAGAGATATATGCTCCTCTGGCAGCAAGACTTGGACTGTGGAGAATAAAAAGCGAACTGGAAGACAGATCTTTTATGTACACAAATCCAGAAGATTA contains the following coding sequences:
- a CDS encoding DUF4911 domain-containing protein, with the translated sequence MLSKELKKKIDNPPRKSVNLVVKVDPEKLNFISMVVDGHGRIALPRTRSGKKGILDFLTSPDYVNQLYQILDDIKQNYDPTLEIIGDLGDNWLEAVV